A single region of the Salvia miltiorrhiza cultivar Shanhuang (shh) chromosome 8, IMPLAD_Smil_shh, whole genome shotgun sequence genome encodes:
- the LOC130999927 gene encoding 2-isopropylmalate synthase A-like yields the protein MASSICKHAAIPPPPTTFRSTKIPIRPLYLIRNGRPSSAAAVRCSLLRPDYIPNRIPDPKYVRIFDTTLRDGEQSPGATMTTKEKLDIARQLARLGVDIIEAGFPASSEADFEAVELIAREFGNAVDSDHVPVICGLARCNKRDIERSWDAVKHAKKPRIHTFIATSEIHMKFKLKMTPEQVVEKARSMVAYARSLGCEDVEFSPEDAGRSDREFLYQILGEVIKAGATTLNIPDTVGYTLPSEFGQLIADIKANTPGIENVIISTHCQNDLGLSTANTLAGAYAGARQVEVTINGIGERAGNASLEEVVMAIKCRGEQALDGLYTGINTQHIVMASKMVEEYSGLRIQPHKAIVGANAFAHESGIHQDGMLKHRNTYEIMSPEDIGLLRSNESGIVLGKLSGRHALKAKMLELGYDIDGKELDDLFSRFKAVAGNKKNITDDDLVALVSDEVFQPQTVWKLEDVQVTCGSLGLSTATVKLIHENGDEHISCSVGTGPVDAAYKAVDLIVKVPVILLEYSMSGVTEGIDAIATTRVLIRGEDSVTATHAYTGESVNRAFSGTGASMDIVISSVRAYVSALNKLLGFKNRLKTEDPNESKVMHTL from the exons ATGGCGTCTTCGATTTGCAAGCACGCAGCCATCCCGCCACCTCCCACCACCTTCCGCTCCACAAAAATCCCCATCCGCCCGCTCTACCTCATCAGAAATGGCCGTCcatcctccgccgccgccgtccgcTGCTCCCTCCTCCGCCCGGATTACATCCCCAACCGCATACCGGACCCCAAGTACGTGCGCATCTTCGACACCACCCTCCGCGACGGCGAGCAGTCCCCCGGCGCCACCATGACCACCAAGGAGAAGCTCGACATCGCGCGGCAGCTCGCGCGCCTCGGCGTCGACATCATCGAGGCCGGATTTCCGGCGTCCTCCGAAGCCGACTTCGAAGCCGTCGAATTGATCGCGCGCGAGTTCGGAAATGCGGTGGATTCCGATCATGTTCCGGTGATCTGCGGCCTGGCGAGGTGTAATAAGAGGGATATTGAGCGGTCGTGGGATGCGGTGAAGCACGCGAAGAAGCCGCGGATTCACACCTTCATTGCGACGAGTGAGATTCATATGAAGTTCAAGCTGAAGATGACGCCGGAGCAAGTGGTGGAGAAGGCGAGGAGCATGGTGGCTTATGCTCGGAGTTTGGGGTGTGAAGATGTTGAGTTTAGCCCCGAAGATGCGGGAAG ATCAGACAGAGAATTCCTTTATCAAATTCTGGGAGAGGTTATTAAGGCAGGCGCAACAACTCTTAACATCCCTGATACAGTAGGCTACACTTTGCCCTCTGAATTTGGACAGCTAATTGCAGACATAAAAGCAAACACCCCTGGTATTGAAAATGTCATTATCTCAACACACTGCCAGAATGACCTTGGACTTTCTACTGCTAATACTTTAGCG GGGGCATATGCTGGTGCAAGGCAAGTAGAGGTTACCATTAATGGCATTGGTGAAAGAGCTGGTAATGCGTCATTAGAGGAG GTTGTAATGGCCATAAAATGCCGTGGAGAGCAAGCTCTAGATGGTCTTTACACAGGGATCAACACTCAACATATTGTCATGGCGAGCAAGATG GTAGAAGAATATAGTGGGCTGCGTATTCAGCCACACAAAGCAATTGTTGGAGCTAATGCTTTTGCTCATGAAAGCGGAATTCATCAG GATGGAATGCTGAAACATAGAAACACCTACGAAATTATGTCTCCTGAAGATATTGGACTTCTTCGTTCTAATGAATCTGGTATAGTGCTTGGAAAACTCAG TGGACGCCATGCTCTGAAAGCCAAAATGTTGGAG CTTGGGTATGATATTGATGGAAAGGAACTTGATGATCTATTTTCACGCTTCAAAGCTGTGGCTGGAAATAAAAAG AATATCACCGATGATGACCTAGTAGCCCTAGTTTCGGATGAAGTGTTCCAGCCACAAACTGTTTGGAAACTTGAAGATGTACAG GTTACATGTGGATCTCTTGGCCTTTCAACCGCAACAGTCAAACTCATTCATGAAAATGGTGATGAGCATATTTCTTGTTCTGTTGGGACTGGGCCTGTTGATGCAGCATACAAGGCAGTTGACCTTATTGTTAAG GTTCCCGTAATTCTTCTTGAGTATTCCATGAGTGGTGTTACTGAAGGCATCGATGCTATAGCCACAACACGGGTTCTAATTCGTGGCGAAGATAGTGTAACAGCAACCCATGCTTACACAGGAGAATCTGTCAACCGTGCATTCAG TGGGACTGGAGCATCCATGGACATTGTCATCTCAAGTGTTCGAGCCTATGTTAGCGCCCTCAACAAGCTCTTGGGGTTCAAGAACCGCCTAAAAACTGAAGATCCCAACGAAAGCAAGGTAATGCACACATTGTAA
- the LOC130999928 gene encoding uncharacterized protein LOC130999928, giving the protein MLAQSSLIDSDGREAAAVHRSFVDTPAEAPPHGLINLQSSNGSGNFTAEAARDASDNSTNSSASVPVEESIRDGVVQESDAYEAVLSNDAEIGVQRIEEKNDEEVQINCSKKCASEVQVFEYTEFINHDESGSKRNWKQQEPKEKRPKRRGGRGRRNNEGLNCYPSERREKKGLMYSREEMEALRFEELEDQKKKWIEIYCRLGATVVDEYDGLVRLDRAREKDSVPSFDFDPRPQFQKCANLGEVCPKVEGDHLENLNASDPPSFPPISDERGSSAVEEDYCEDDDSDEEYSIQRPAFSVTGEPDFDSGPPLDGLEYLRRVRWEAARIPKVKVVRVNKVKQQSVYMPQIPDVMKCPENLLPLKQWEDSFLSDFSQLREAFAQLDLEEPSAETSTKEDFLNQMVESNNFEKFVNLESVDDSCILKTSDAKSGPSSPESSVPKVDRPTLSAILKMDSAARTSLLKKRVNSVVNMDVLPYNDGLWLFALCAALDCPLHADTSASLRSLLRKCASLRAAKAEVDDEVVVLNILVTITGKYFGQLERE; this is encoded by the exons ATGTTAGCACAATCTTCTCTCATAGATTCGGACGGCCGCGAAGCCGCCGCAGTTCACCGGAGCTTCGTCGATACTCCGGCGGAAGCGCCGCCTCACGGTCTCATTAATCTACAATCTTCCAACGGCTCAGGCAATTTCACTGCGGAAGCCGCAAGAGACGCTTCCGATAATTCCACAAACAGCAGCGCCTCTGTTCCTGTTGAAGAAAGCATCCGCGACGGCGTCGTTCAGGAGTCCGATGCATATGAAGCCGTCTTATCCAACGACGCAGAGATTGGTGTGCAgagaattgaggaaaaaaaTGACGAAGAAGTGCAGATTAACTGTTCGAAGAAATGCGCGAGTGAAGTTCAGGTGTTTGAATACACTGAATTTATCAATCACGATGAGAGTGGTAGTAAGAGGAATTGGAAGCAGCAGGAGCCCAAGGAGAAGAGGCCTAAACGAAGGGGAGGAAGGGGTAGGAGAAACAATGAGGGGTTGAATTGTTATCCTAGTGAAAGGAGAGAAAAGAAGGGGCTGATGTATTCGAGAGAGGAGATGGAGGCTCTAAGGTTTGAGGAGCTTGAAGACCAAAAGAAGAAGTGGATTGAGATATACTGCCGGCTTGGTGCGACGGTGGTGGATGAGTATGATGGACTGGTCAGATTGGATAGAGCTCGTGAGAAGGATAGCGTCCCAAGCTTCGACTTTGATCCTCGGCCTCAGTTTCAGAAATGTGCTAATTTGG GTGAAGTGTGCCCAAAAGTTGAAGGTGATCACCTTGAGAATTTGAACGCGTCAGATCCTCCCTCTTTTCCTCCTATTAGTGATGAAAGAGGGTCCTCGGCAGTGGAAGAAGACTATTGCGAAGATGATGATAGTGATGAAGAGTACAGCATTCAGAGGCCTGCCTTTTCTGTCACAGGAGAACCTGATTTTGATTCTGGCCCTCCACTGGATGGACTTGAATATCTTAGGCGTGTAAG GTGGGAGGCTGCTAGAATTCCCAAGGTAAAAGTTGTCAGGGTCAATAAAGTCAAACAACAGAGTGTCTATATGCCTCAAATTCCTGATGTTATGAAGTGCCCGGAGAATTTGTTGCCTCTCAAACAATGGGAGGACAGCTTTCTTTCTGATTTTTCACAGCTGAGAGAG GCTTTCGCGCAGTTAGACCTCGAAGAACCCAGTGCAGAAACTTCAACCAAAGAGGATTTTTTGAATCAGATGGTTGAGAGTAATAACTTTGAGAAATTCGTCAACTTAGAATCTGTTGACGATTCTTGCATCTTGAAGACTAGTGATGCCAAATCCGGCCCATCTTCTCCTGAAAGCTCCGTCCCCAAAGTTGATCGCCCCACCCTCTCTGCAATTCTGAAGATGGATTCTGCTGCTCGAACTTCGCTGCTCAAAAAACGAGTAAACTCAGTGGTGAACATGGACGTATTACCATACAACGACGGTTTATGGTTGTTTGCTCTCTGTGCAGCACTAGATTGCCCTCTCCATGCCGACACAAGTGCATCCCTTCGGTCATTGCTGCGAAAATGTGCAAGCTTGCGAGCTGCTAAAGCAGAGGTAGACGATGAAGTTGTTGTCCTCAACATCCTTGTGACCATAACAGGCAAGTATTTTGGACAGCTCGAGCGCGAATGA
- the LOC130999929 gene encoding chitinase-like protein 1: MEARSGGFAKIGLAICVMAMAACLAGAADKEIKVRTVRGEKVCTQGWECNGWSKFCCNLTISDIFQTYQFENLFSKRNSPVANAVGFWDYRSFILAASMFEHLGFGTTGGKLMQMKEIAAFLGHVGCKTSCGYGVATGGPLAWGLCFNKEMSPSQKYCDDFYKYDYPCAPGAEYYGRGAIPIYWNYNYGAIGKGINQDLLNHPEYVEQNATIAFQAAIYRWMTSVKKKQPSAHDVFVGNWKPTKNDTLAKRFPGFGSTMNLLYGEQTCGQGDIDPMNNIISHYLYYLDLLGVGREQAGPHEVLSCAEQAPFNPSTTKSSS, from the exons ATGGAGGCGAGGAGCGGAGGATTCGCGAAGATCGGTCTGGCGATCTGCGTGATGGCAATGGCGGCGTGTTTGGCCGGCGCGGCGGACAAGGAAATCAAGGTGAGGACGGTGAGGGGGGAGAAGGTGTGCACCCAAGGATGGGAGTGCAACGGCTGGTCCAAATTCTGCTGCAATCTCACCATCTCGGACATCTTCCAGACCTACCAGTTCGAGAATCTCTTCTCGAAGAGGAACTCGCCGGTGGCGAACGCCGTCGGCTTCTGGGATTACCGGTCGTTCATCCTCGCCGCATCCATGTTCGAGCACCTCGGATTCGGGACCACCGGCGGCAAGCTCATGCAGATGAAGGAGATCGCCGCATTCCTCGGCCACGTCGGCTGCAAAACTTCtt GTGGTTATGGAGTGGCTACGGGCGGACCGCTAGCATGGGGTCTATGCTTCAATAAAGAAATGAGCCCCAGCCAAAAATATTGTGATGACTTCTACAAATATGACTATCCATGTGCTCCTGGAGCAGAATACTACGGCCGTGGAGCTATTCCAATCTATTG GAACTACAACTACGGAGCAATTGGTAAAGGCATCAATCAGGATTTGTTGAACCATCCCGAATACGTTGAACAGAATGCAACTATCGCCTTCCAGGCTGCGATCTATAGGTGGATGACGTCTGTGAAAAAGAAGCAGCCATCTGCTCACGATGTCTTCGTTGGGAACTGGAAACCCACCAAGAATGACACGTTGGCGAAACGATTTCCTGGATTCGGAAGCACCATGAATCTTTTGTACGGCGAGCAAACTTGTGGCCAGGGCGACATTGATCCCATGAACAACATCATCTCTCACTACCTCTATTATCTCGACTTGTTGGGCGTGGGGCGAGAGCAAGCAGGACCCCACGAAGTGCTCTCCTGCGCCGAACAGGCTCCGTTCAATCCATCTACTACCAAATCATCGTCTTGA
- the LOC130999932 gene encoding inositol transporter 1, translated as MTIQSFGESSGYLSGSRRKITYFSNSYVLGLTVVAGIGGLLFGYDTGVISGALLYIRDEFEEVDQSSFLQETIVSMALVGAMIGAAVGGWFSDAFGRKKATLSADVVFALGAIVMAAAPDPYILIIGRFFVGLGVGIASITAPVYIAEAAPSEIRGGLVSTNVLMITGGQFLSYLVNLAFTEVPGTWRWMLGVSGLPAIIQFFLMLFLPESPRWLYMKKEKSDAIDVLSKIYDPFRLEEEIDQLATALEEERQRKTLVSYFDVIRVKPLRLAFMAGAGMQAFQQFTGINTVMYYSPTIVQMAGFHSNQLALLLSLIVAFMNALGTVLGIYLIDQFGRRKLALSSLFGVTISLIILAMAFILQPSDSTTGVYGWLAVLGLALYIAFFAPGMGPVPWTVNSEIYPEAYRGLCGGMSATVNWISNLIVAQSFLSIAEATGTGPTFLILAAIAVVAFVFVAVYIPETKGLSFEEVERIWQERAKGNRGVAVVTNEREPLL; from the exons ATGACGATTCAATCGTTTGGAGAGAGTTCTGGTTATTTGAGTGGGAGTCGTCGGAAGATTACGTATTTCAGCAATTCTTACGTGCTGGGATTGACTGTAGTTGCTGGTATCGGCGGCCTGCTCTTCGGCTATGATACTg GAGTTATATCAGGAGCACTTCTATATATCCGtgatgaatttgaggaggtcgATCAGAGTAGCTTTTTACAG GAAACAATCGTCAGCATGGCTTTGGTTGGTGCCATGATTGGAGCTGCAGTAGGCGGTTGGTTTAGTGATGCTTTTGGGCGCAAGAAAGCTACCCTGTCAGCTGATGTTGTATTCGCACTAGGAGCTATTGTCATGGCCGCAGCTCCAGATCCATACATTCTTATTATTGGACGGTTCTTTGTTGGCCTGGGGGTAGGTATAGCATCAATCACTGCTCCCGTGTATATTGCAGAGGCCGCTCCATCAGAAATTAGAGGTGGCCTAGTGAGCACAAATGTTCTTATGATTACTGGTGGACAGTTTCTCTCTTACCTTGTGAACCTTGCTTTTACTGAG GTTCCTGGTACATGGCGGTGGATGCTTGGGGTATCCGGGTTACCTGCTATTATCCAGTTCTTTCTCATGCTATTTTTGCCAGAGTCTCCACGCTGGCTTTACATGAAG AAGGAGAAATCTGACGCCATTGATGTGCTATCAAAAATCTATGATCCGTTTCGCTTGGAAGAGGAAATCGATCAACTTGCCACTGCACTTGAAGAAGAGCGCCAACGGAAGACTCTAGTCAGTTACTTTGATGTCATCAGAGTAAAACCGCTAAGACTTGCCTTTATGGCTGGAGCTGGAATGCAG GCATTCCAACAGTTCACCGGCATCAACACGGTGATGTATTACAGCCCAACTATAGTCCAAATGGCCGGATTCCACTCCAACCAACTAGCACTCCTCCTATCCCTCATTGTAGCGTTTATGAACGCCCTAGGTACCGTTCTCGGAATCTACCTCATCGATCAATTCGGTCGTAGGAAGCTGGCGCTGAGCAGTTTGTTTGGAGTGACCATCTCTCTCATAATCCTCGCTATGGCCTTTATCCTCCAGCCGTCCGATTCTACAACCGGAGTCTACGGTTGGCTCGCAGTTTTAGGTCTGGCTCTTTATATCGCTTTCTTTGCACCAGGGATGGGTCCCGTTCCATGGACCGTAAACTCAGAAATATACCCAGAAGCCTACCGAGGACTCTGCGGAGGGATGTCTGCTACTGTGAACTGGATATCGAATCTCATTGTAGCTCAAAGCTTTCTGTCGATAGCCGAGGCCACGGGCACCGGCCCGACGTTCCTGATTCTTGCTGCCATAGCTGTCGTGGCGTTCGTATTTGTGGCTGTTTACATTCCGGAAACGAAGGGCTTGTCGTTTGAGGAAGTGGAGAGAATATGGCAGGAGAGGGCTAAGGGTAATCGAGGTGTAGCTGTTGTTACTAATGAGAGAGAGCCTCTGCTGTAG
- the LOC130999933 gene encoding protein ENHANCED PSEUDOMONAS SUSCEPTIBILITY 1-like — translation MAKKVELISSSLVSATATAASTSISRLELNPWDLRLLPIVPIQRGLIFHTSHFQSQQHLIQHLKNSLSRALDFFPPLAGRLAATPHDGDTASFFVDCNNAGAEFTHAVAAAVSVSDIVEPSYIPEIVSSLIPISVGVTNYEGISKPLLAVQVTELADGLFIGCAANHAVVDGTSFWHFLNSWSEISRGSELISRSPIFDRCNVAAVDNRLIHIPTLEKNLIAPCQLPQKVFHFSKEKLGQLKAKANSEAGTDKISTLQALMAHLWRSAVSSQTTNDSTTRVILIPIGARARMSSLPDAYFGNASYPAVLFISESDLLQRGLGAAALRINELISRQTDEAATRELAKKVEFHESDGSGAPPPLIMGSSPRHDVYGCDFGWGKPIGVRSGKMQKVEGLVIVFPAAETGGIDVEVCLAEETLHAMECMMR, via the coding sequence ATGGCAAAAAAAGTCGAGCTGATTTCTTCATCTCTTGTTAGCGCCACTGCAACTGCTGCTTCAACTTCAATCTCAAGATTAGAGCTTAATCCATGGGATTTACGATTACTCCCAATCGTTCCCATCCAAAGAGGCCTCATATTCCACACCTCTCACTTCCAATCCCAACAACACCTAATCCAACACCTCAAAAACTCCCTCTCCCGCGCTCTCGACTTTTTCCCTCCCCTCGCCGGCCGCCTCGCCGCCACGCCGCACGACGGCGACACAGCCAGCTTCTTCGTGGACTGCAACAACGCAGGAGCCGAGTTCACTCATGCTGTCGCCGCCGCCGTCTCGGTCTCCGACATCGTCGAACCGAGCTATATACCGGAAATCGTATCCTCCTTGATCCCGATCAGCGTAGGCGTCACTAATTACGAAGGAATTTCAAAGCCTCTGTTGGCGGTGCAGGTCACGGAACTCGCCGACGGCCTCTTCATCGGCTGCGCCGCCAATCACGCCGTCGTGGACGGCACTTCCTTCTGGCATTTCCTCAACTCCTGGTCGGAGATATCCCGCGGTTCGGAATTAATTTCGAGATCCCCAATTTTTGACCGCTGCAATGTCGCCGCCGTGGATAACAGACTCATCCATATCCCTACATTAGAGAAAAACCTAATTGCTCCATGTCAATTGCCGCAGAAGGTATTCCACTTCAGCAAGGAGAAATTAGGTCAATTGAAGGCTAAAGCAAATTCCGAAGCCGGCACCGACAAAATATCTACTCTGCAAGCACTCATGGCTCATCTATGGCGGAGCGCAGTTAGCTCCCAAACCACCAACGATTCAACCACTCGCGTTATACTAATCCCCATCGGCGCAAGAGCGAGGATGTCGTCTTTGCCTGATGCCTATTTCGGTAACGCATCCTATCCTGCTGTGTTGTTTATTAGCGAGAGCGATCTGTTGCAGAGAGGATTGGGCGCCGCCGCGCTCCGGATCAACGAGCTGATTTCTCGGCAAACCGATGAAGCGGCGACGCGCGAGTTGGCGAAGAAGGTGGAATTTCACGAGTCTGACGGGAGTGGCGCTCCGCCGCCTCTTATCATGGGGAGTTCTCCGCGACACGACGTGTACGGGTGCGATTTTGGGTGGGGGAAGCCAATTGGTGTGAGGAGTGGGAAGATGCAGAAAGTTGAGGGGTTGGTGATAGTTTTTCCGGCGGCGGAGACCGGCGGTATCGATGTAGAAGTTTGCTTGGCGGAGGAGACGTTACATGCAATGGAGTGTATGATGCGTTAA
- the LOC130997059 gene encoding double-strand break repair protein MRE11-like: MGFHITQPGSSVATSLIDGESKPKHVLLLEIKGNQYRPTKIPLSSVRPFEYTEVVLKDEPDIDSNDHNTILEHLDKVVRDLIERANQKAVKKQELKLPLVRIKDMLEMKQKQERLLLNFP, from the exons ATGGGTTTTCACATCACACAACCTGGTTCATCTGTTGCAACATCATTGATTGATGGTGAATCAAAGCCAAAACATGTGCTGCTTTTAGAGATCAAG GGGAATCAGTATCGGCCAACAAAGATACCTCTGAGTTCAGTGAGGCCATTTGAATACACAGAG GTGGTGCTGAAGGATGAGCCTGACATAGACTCGAATGATCATAATACAATTCTTGAACATTTGGATAAAGTG GTTAGAGATTTGATAGAGAGGGCAAACCAAAAGGCTGTGAAGAAACAAGAGCTCAAGCTTCCCTTAGTTCGAATAAAG GATATGCTGGAAATGAAGCAAAAACAGGAGAGACTTTTGCTGAATTTTCCATGA